Proteins co-encoded in one Vibrio sp. SNU_ST1 genomic window:
- a CDS encoding DUF2169 domain-containing protein encodes MQLWDIENHPELSIKGRFQRDQNGKEVWVVVGKRSWQFVDSVWKELEESEIYDDPVYLGEAGLSAMKVDHEFSVVKANTDVLISGKARSYAKKAVTYHECRLLIDGHIDKTLSVVGDRQWIEHGGSVTLSKPLPFIEKEIDYSCAIGGDLRNRLGGGIADSTAELLNQKVPSVFYPTEDWSATPKNTRVAGFGPLAPFFGARQRYAGTFDADWLENRKPLYPLDFDLRFYQSAPQDQQCRGFISGGERLMMSGFCHNDALSFRFPKDMYIAEAQFKNTNYQVDMTIATVFIDTEARTLSISYSAVFPCQGEEHMLVSTRIHKKQELSDNE; translated from the coding sequence ATGCAGTTGTGGGATATTGAGAACCATCCAGAACTTTCAATAAAGGGCCGTTTTCAACGAGATCAGAACGGTAAAGAGGTTTGGGTTGTTGTTGGAAAGCGCTCGTGGCAATTTGTAGACTCTGTTTGGAAGGAGCTGGAAGAGTCAGAGATCTATGACGATCCTGTTTATTTGGGTGAAGCGGGACTTTCTGCGATGAAAGTTGATCATGAGTTCTCTGTAGTGAAGGCCAACACAGATGTGTTGATTTCCGGCAAGGCGCGAAGTTACGCAAAAAAGGCCGTTACATACCACGAGTGCCGGCTTTTGATTGATGGTCATATTGATAAAACTTTGTCAGTAGTTGGAGATAGGCAATGGATAGAGCATGGCGGTAGCGTGACCCTGAGTAAACCACTCCCATTTATCGAAAAAGAGATAGATTACTCCTGTGCTATTGGAGGCGATTTAAGAAACCGGCTTGGCGGAGGTATTGCTGATAGTACAGCAGAGCTATTAAATCAGAAGGTACCTTCTGTTTTTTATCCAACTGAAGATTGGAGTGCGACACCAAAGAATACACGGGTAGCAGGCTTTGGCCCGCTAGCGCCATTTTTTGGAGCTAGGCAGCGGTATGCCGGGACTTTTGATGCCGATTGGCTAGAGAATCGAAAACCCCTTTATCCATTAGATTTTGACCTACGTTTTTATCAGAGCGCACCACAAGATCAACAGTGTAGAGGGTTCATATCGGGCGGTGAACGATTGATGATGAGTGGGTTTTGTCATAATGATGCACTTTCTTTTCGTTTTCCTAAAGATATGTATATTGCAGAAGCTCAGTTTAAAAATACTAATTACCAAGTCGATATGACTATTGCGACGGTTTTTATTGACACAGAGGCTCGTACACTTTCAATTAGCTATAGCGCCGTGTTCCCATGCCAAGGAGAGGAGCATATGTTAGTGTCAACTAGGATTCATAAAAAGCAGGAGCTGTCCGATAATGAATAA
- the tssI gene encoding type VI secretion system tip protein VgrG, whose amino-acid sequence MVNDVEFKFELQGSSHDFRVESFQVIEELSKPFQISLSLLSLDPDISFDALIRKPGSLTLYGQGVSSARCFHGVVNEVRYLGSGRRFSRYQLTLVPQAWFLSQRQDCRIFQQKSASAIISEVLDDASVTDYRLELSGVYPSKEYVLQYRETDLEFVQRILAEHGMWYYFEHTEANHTMVIVDSNDAIAELLNTPLNGSYLGPIVYHADGGGVADREHISDLELVNRVKTGHVTYTDYNYEFPKIPQEMSSSGELDLDLKLFDFPGRYVDPAMGQVRSNEWMSEHIVDNQQVEATSNVMRLASGYSFSISEHPRSAINRDYLMLSVMHSGHDPQVHEDETNGLPTTYHNQFACIPRHVEFRAPKLEAPLVDGTQTAVVVGPAGEEIYTDKLGRIKVQFHWDRYGESDEHSSCWIRVSQSMAAPTWGAVYLPRIGHEVVVTFLEGDPDRPLVTGAVYNGLHYPPYSLPENKTRTTFRTQTHKGTGYNELSFEDEANQEEVYIHAQKDMSTKVLNNRYRDIGQDEFLKVARHQTNDVHGDHKETIDGHKTTQVNSTFTETVEQDVSVTYNANETQYVKNNSDLEIGDNQITKIGKNDDLDVGENSNLTVGASKSSDIGADDNQTVGGNLTVSVKGNTSYKADGATQIISGDKIVLKTGGSSLVMNSDGSIKLSGSSITIEGSDKVVVKGGNVAIN is encoded by the coding sequence ATGGTGAATGACGTAGAATTTAAGTTTGAACTGCAAGGCTCCTCGCATGATTTTCGTGTGGAGAGCTTTCAGGTAATCGAAGAGCTTTCAAAGCCTTTTCAAATCAGCCTATCATTACTTTCACTTGATCCTGATATCTCATTTGACGCACTCATCCGTAAACCAGGTAGTTTGACTCTATACGGTCAAGGCGTCAGTTCTGCGAGATGTTTTCACGGCGTGGTAAATGAGGTGCGTTACCTTGGATCGGGCAGGAGATTCTCTCGTTACCAATTGACTCTTGTTCCACAAGCTTGGTTTTTGAGCCAAAGACAAGACTGCCGTATTTTTCAACAAAAATCAGCGTCGGCGATCATTTCTGAAGTTTTAGATGATGCGTCAGTGACTGATTATCGATTAGAGCTGTCTGGTGTATATCCTTCAAAAGAATACGTGCTCCAATATCGAGAGACAGACCTTGAGTTTGTTCAACGAATTCTGGCAGAACACGGAATGTGGTACTACTTCGAGCATACAGAAGCTAACCACACGATGGTGATTGTCGATAGCAATGACGCAATAGCTGAGTTATTGAACACGCCACTGAACGGATCTTATTTGGGGCCAATTGTTTACCATGCTGATGGTGGTGGTGTTGCAGACCGCGAGCATATCTCAGACCTTGAACTCGTGAATAGAGTGAAAACCGGCCACGTTACTTACACAGATTATAACTACGAGTTTCCGAAAATTCCTCAGGAAATGAGCAGCTCCGGTGAACTTGATTTAGACCTGAAATTGTTCGATTTCCCAGGGCGTTACGTGGACCCAGCTATGGGGCAAGTAAGATCAAATGAATGGATGTCTGAACATATTGTTGATAATCAGCAAGTAGAGGCGACCAGTAATGTCATGAGACTGGCGTCTGGATACAGTTTTAGTATCAGTGAGCATCCACGTTCAGCAATTAACCGCGATTACCTCATGCTGTCGGTGATGCATAGTGGCCATGATCCTCAGGTTCATGAAGACGAAACTAATGGCTTGCCAACTACATATCATAATCAGTTCGCGTGTATTCCTAGACATGTTGAGTTTAGAGCTCCAAAACTTGAAGCTCCTTTAGTTGATGGTACACAAACAGCGGTGGTTGTTGGCCCAGCAGGCGAAGAGATCTATACAGATAAGCTTGGGCGAATCAAAGTTCAGTTCCATTGGGACCGTTATGGCGAGAGCGATGAGCATTCGAGTTGTTGGATTCGAGTTAGCCAATCAATGGCAGCACCAACTTGGGGAGCAGTATACTTACCTCGTATCGGCCATGAGGTGGTGGTTACTTTCCTAGAAGGCGATCCAGACAGGCCTTTAGTGACAGGTGCCGTTTATAACGGGCTTCATTACCCTCCTTATTCGTTACCAGAGAACAAAACACGTACGACATTCCGAACTCAAACGCATAAAGGGACAGGCTATAACGAGTTGAGCTTTGAAGACGAAGCTAACCAAGAAGAAGTTTACATCCATGCGCAAAAGGATATGTCGACCAAGGTTTTAAATAACCGCTATCGCGATATAGGTCAAGATGAGTTCTTAAAGGTTGCACGCCATCAGACAAATGATGTTCACGGTGATCACAAAGAGACAATCGATGGCCATAAGACTACCCAAGTTAACAGCACGTTTACTGAAACTGTCGAGCAAGATGTATCCGTTACATATAATGCCAATGAAACTCAATATGTTAAGAATAACTCTGATCTAGAAATTGGAGACAATCAAATTACCAAGATTGGTAAGAATGATGACTTAGATGTGGGCGAAAACAGCAACTTAACGGTAGGTGCTTCAAAAAGTTCTGATATTGGAGCCGATGATAACCAAACGGTTGGTGGCAACTTAACGGTTTCTGTTAAAGGAAATACTTCATACAAAGCCGATGGTGCGACCCAGATCATAAGCGGTGACAAGATAGTACTGAAAACGGGTGGGTCTTCATTAGTGATGAATAGTGATGGTTCTATCAAGTTGTCTGGCTCTTCAATAACCATTGAAGGAAGCGATAAAGTTGTAGTCAAAGGTGGAAACGTGGCGATCAATTAA
- a CDS encoding protein kinase gives MPEKQGTAKGYLDKLVVKAIEKKNQQAQNLANKNKPKLEYVIFSQFDVLDTLPSKNGKTTVYHLAKKGSPEKQVCCKVLNENSSDVAHELLIGEASRLEMSQHPSVADFIKIGKEFERPYFMYHWIQGESLAEKMARHTPKGFRHDHIAWLIYQLSGALEFMHTRGVCHLDIKPSNIIVTESDYVKLIDFGAARYVGESNTYAEASMSYASPAFLKSGMAQPQDDVYSLALLTGHLFLGAVFGDAWATQLKAKKRPAQIPNHVWKLIKEVIGNPRQHRYTATSFAQQLAKIDTQKFETEVSAPLFSSLRNADLVLTKHSAIDRIHTGRLRYLEASLVLCVAIITGTYLYNQTQPEWKSIVKSSNGTSNLVSTIKPAQTASFLAQSPWDIEFALEDMEKDVVSTAPYREAYEVQQGKLAQLYKNYESDLSQYERTVDQLPQTLKYIRQKLVSLREKLNSDGSLFPYADKALTDAMASLNQATIESQNIASFDGNNEQRLVDLILDGKSEVADSDIETAWKISQSKAYFYSHVLPQKVLNGIDLSIENNAEQHYYSKAIDEAEAAQSFFGNTPKLKAKVRALKVARSEFILFSTVTEQSVFGTQKLHDSLVDLETNAPKKFKEITEILNSMASDSIDKSHQLSKPARGAIAIERAIRSYNSESRG, from the coding sequence GTGCCAGAAAAGCAAGGGACAGCCAAAGGTTATCTAGATAAGTTGGTTGTGAAAGCGATCGAAAAGAAAAATCAGCAAGCTCAGAACTTGGCTAATAAAAATAAGCCTAAGTTAGAGTATGTGATTTTTTCTCAATTTGACGTTTTAGATACATTACCTTCAAAAAATGGCAAAACGACTGTCTATCATTTAGCGAAAAAAGGAAGCCCTGAAAAACAGGTCTGTTGCAAAGTTCTAAATGAGAATTCATCTGACGTAGCACATGAATTACTCATCGGTGAGGCCAGTCGACTTGAAATGTCTCAGCACCCAAGTGTCGCTGATTTTATCAAAATAGGGAAAGAGTTCGAACGACCATACTTTATGTATCATTGGATTCAGGGAGAATCATTAGCTGAGAAAATGGCACGCCATACTCCCAAAGGGTTTCGGCATGATCATATTGCATGGTTGATCTACCAATTGTCTGGTGCGCTAGAGTTTATGCACACCAGAGGTGTTTGCCATTTAGATATTAAGCCGTCAAATATCATCGTTACAGAGTCTGATTACGTTAAATTGATTGACTTTGGTGCGGCTCGGTATGTTGGAGAGTCAAACACTTATGCAGAAGCAAGCATGAGCTACGCATCTCCCGCGTTTTTAAAATCTGGAATGGCTCAACCACAAGATGATGTTTATTCTCTCGCGTTATTGACCGGCCATTTATTTCTTGGTGCAGTATTTGGCGATGCTTGGGCTACGCAACTCAAAGCAAAGAAACGACCTGCTCAAATTCCTAATCATGTATGGAAGTTAATTAAAGAAGTTATTGGCAACCCAAGACAGCACAGATACACGGCTACTTCGTTCGCACAACAATTAGCTAAGATAGATACTCAAAAGTTTGAGACTGAAGTTAGCGCCCCTTTGTTTAGTAGCTTACGTAACGCCGATCTCGTTTTAACAAAACATAGTGCTATCGATAGAATTCACACTGGGCGACTTCGCTATTTAGAAGCGAGTTTGGTTTTGTGTGTTGCAATTATCACAGGAACTTATTTGTATAACCAGACCCAACCTGAATGGAAATCGATAGTTAAATCGAGCAACGGTACAAGTAATCTAGTAAGTACGATTAAACCTGCACAGACCGCGTCTTTCTTGGCTCAATCACCGTGGGATATTGAATTCGCGTTAGAAGACATGGAAAAAGATGTCGTCTCGACAGCTCCTTACCGAGAAGCCTATGAAGTACAGCAGGGCAAATTAGCTCAGTTGTACAAAAACTACGAATCGGATTTAAGTCAATATGAAAGAACGGTTGACCAACTCCCTCAAACTTTGAAGTATATCCGACAGAAGCTTGTTTCTTTGCGAGAGAAATTAAACAGCGACGGGTCACTATTTCCTTATGCAGACAAAGCGCTGACGGACGCGATGGCAAGCCTTAATCAGGCAACCATCGAGTCACAAAATATTGCAAGTTTTGATGGAAATAACGAACAACGTTTGGTCGATTTGATACTAGATGGTAAGTCAGAAGTTGCTGATAGCGATATTGAAACCGCTTGGAAAATAAGTCAATCAAAAGCTTATTTTTATAGCCATGTTTTACCCCAGAAAGTGCTGAACGGAATAGATCTCTCAATAGAGAATAATGCGGAGCAACATTATTATTCTAAAGCTATTGATGAGGCAGAAGCCGCGCAATCATTTTTTGGCAATACGCCTAAATTAAAGGCAAAAGTAAGAGCACTGAAAGTGGCACGAAGTGAATTCATCTTGTTCAGTACGGTGACTGAGCAATCTGTTTTTGGCACACAAAAACTCCATGATTCATTAGTCGATCTAGAGACAAATGCTCCTAAGAAGTTTAAAGAGATAACCGAAATTTTAAATAGTATGGCAAGTGACTCAATTGACAAGAGCCATCAGTTATCTAAACCCGCAAGAGGTGCAATAGCCATCGAGCGAGCAATTAGAAGTTACAACTCTGAAAGCCGAGGTTAA